Sequence from the Colletotrichum higginsianum IMI 349063 chromosome 6, whole genome shotgun sequence genome:
CCCTATGTAAGTCACAACCGGGACTGACTAGGCATataggtacctacctacctcatGGAAGAGCGATGGTAAggcaagaacaagaacacCCGTCCGGCCACCCTGTCGCACATGGGTTCATCCTCTTTCCGTGCCAGGGTAAAGCAAGTCAGGCGACTCAGAAAGAGATGGGTGGAAAACGTGCAAGTGATGTAGGAGGAGGCAGCCACGGGATGCGATGCAACCTTGTTCTtccttcccctttccctccccccttcgcTTGGAGTCCTGTCGCTGCTGCGCCCCTGTCCAGAGGTTATCGGGCAAGGAGGCAACCCAAGCCATGGCGATGCAGGAACGCTATCCGGTCAGGCGAGGTTTGACTGGAAAGGCCAGACTCGGCCAGCAAAGAGAAAGAGTGTGTGCGTTTGTGACAGAGTGACACACGGCGGCAGGTGATGAGCTTCACTTTGTGTCCCCCAGCTCGTTTCCTGTTTCTCTCTCATTGGGTCTCGTCAAGAGACAGGAAGGAGCGTGTACATGGCCTGGTAAGCTCTGTCGCTCTTGCCTCCAACCGGACTCAAAAGAGGCTCGTCCCCTTCGTTGTCCGGCCTCTGGTCCCTagcctcttctcttctcttcttcatctcttctcttctttatCTCCACCATACTTCAATCTCTTCTACGCCTCGTTACTTCATCGAATTGCGGTGTATTCATCCCATCGGGTCACGTTTATTCATCTCGTCACGTCTATTCATCCCGTCGCCCCTATTCATCCCGTCAATCCTACTCATCCCATCAATTCTGTTCATCCCGCCAAACCTATTCATCCATCAACCTTCTCCATCGTATCACGCTGTCCATTCCATCATGTCTCACATTTGCTACGTCGTCCCTCCCCACCTCCTCAAGAGCATTGCCGATGCCGAGTGCAACAGTGAGGACGAGCGTCATGCTGCGAGACGCGCTCTTGAGCTTCGCGACATCATCACAACCCGTCGCGCCGAGCGCCTCGCTATCCTCGGAGGCCCAAGAGCCCAGCGACACCAACTTTCTTCCCATTCCCAATCCATAATCCCCGACATCTTGCTCCGCCACATTGCTGAGTCGCCGGATGTCAACGACAACACCAGGTCCAACGCCCGCCGGGATCTCGAACATCTGCAAGCCCTCCAGCAGAAGATTCACCAGTCTCAGCAAGCgcctctcgccgccgccaaagacCCCAAGGACCCCGAGGCCACCACATACCGCGCCATCTACGACGCAAAGAACTCCTCCAACGAGCACGACTTGCCCGGCAATGTTGTTCGTGTCGAAGGCCAGAAGGCTATCGACGACAAGGCGGCCAACGATGCCTTTGACAATGTGGGTGATGTTCTGAAGATGTACAAGGACAAGTTCGACTGGGTCTCGATTGACAACAAGAACATGAATGTCGTCAGCTCGGTCCATTTCGGCGAGCAGTACGAGAACGCATGTAAGCCGACTGGCCCCCccaccaccctccccccaacTTATTTCTTCCTGCTAACCTGTCTCAACGCAGTCTGGGACCCGGAAAGGATGCAAATGGTATTCGGGGACGGCGGAGAGTTTCTGAACAACTTCACTGGCACCATCGATGTCATCGGCCACGAGCTCGCCCACGCCGTCACTGAACACACCAGTCCCCTGGACTACCAGGGCATGAGCGGCGCTCTCAACGAGCACATCTCTGACGTTTTTGGCATTATTGTCAAGCAGATTGCCGAAAATGAGAAGGCTGGTAAGGCTtccttgcttgcttgcttgcttccttgcttgcttgcttgcttgctaTTTGCCCCACTGACCGCAAACATGAGCCCTGACTGACGTTATTACGCAGATGAGGCCGACTGGCTGATCGGTGAAGGCTGTATTATGCCTGGCGTCAAGGGTGTCGCCCTTCGGAGCATGAAACTGCCTGGAACCGCCTACAATGACCCGCGCTTCGGCAAAGATCCCCAACCGGCCCATTTCAAGGATTACGTTCCAACATTTGAAGACAATGGCGGCGTCCACATCTACTCTGGTATTCCGAACAGAGCTTTTTACCTCGTGGCCAGGGCCTTTGGCGGTTTCTCGTACGAAAAGGCCGGTCCCATCTGGTGGAAGGCAATAACGTCGGGGCGAATTCCTCCCCGTTGTACTTTTCTTCAATTTGCTGACGTGACGACGGAAATGGCCGAGGAAATTTATGGCGAAGAGGCTGGGATAGTCGTACGGGATGCCTGGGACGAGGTGGGAGTACAGCGAAAGGGCCGCTAGGAGCCCAACTCGCCGCAGAACTGCAAACAAATGTAATTGGACTAGTTCATGACTCGCTAGTATCCTAACTTCCTACAACCAGGCAATCAATCCTAATCCACCCTTGCAATTCCATCTCTAACTCTTCCTCATCCCTATTTCTATATCTAGTCCCATCTCCAACTTATCTCCAGCCTTATCTCCTATCCTATCTCCAGTCCTATATTCAGTCCTATGTCTAGTCCTATGTCCAGTCCTATGTCCAGTCCTATGTCCAGACCCATCTCTAGTTCTATCCCTAATTCTATCTCTAGTCCTATTTCAAGCCCTATCTCTAGTCCTAATACAAGTCCCCTCTTTAGACTTATCTATAGTCTTATCTGCAGTCTACTATGTGTAGTCCTATACTTAGTCCTATTCTATATTACATTGTAAGTATTTCTACTAGGTCTATCTCTAGTTCAAACAAAATTCACTACCTAAATGCCTTAGGATTACCTCCTAAGATGACTTCTAACTGTTTCTTTACTAATGACGGCAAGATATTGGACTTTCACTAATTTAAGGCAACATTTTCACAGCTGAAGGGATGCATGTGCGTTGAAACCGGCAACTTTTATCTACAGAATCAGGGTTCGGCTGAAGGCCGTTCCTGATGCCTTGAAAGTATTTACAAGAATTCCGTACTTCTTCATGCGACTCTCCGGCCGAGGCTGTAGAAGCTTGCGACCGGCAGCACGCTCACGGCACTGATCTTTCCCCTCACCGGCGCTGCGGGCGGCAGCACACTTAGAACTTGAGGGTCTGGCCAGcctcggcggtgacggcggccttgaccttggcaGCGCCAAGCTTGGTGTAGGTGTAGTCGGGCTTGGTGAAGGTGCCCTTGGGAGCGTCGTTGGTGGAgttgccgaggtcgacgtcaaCGACGGTGGCAGAGCCCTTGGTCTTGGAGTCGAGCGAGGTGATGGCCTTCTTGACGCcggagaagacggaggactcgacgaggacctgggCACCCATGCGGGTGTTGACGCCGGAGGTCTCGATGTTCTCCTCGTAGTTGTTGAAGATGTGGACGTTGCCGAAGCGGACGGAGGGCATGCGGGAGCCGAGGTTCTTCCAGTAGTTGTTGGCGTAGGTGACGTAGAGCTTGCCAGTGTCCTCGGCAGCGTTGGAGTCGGAGTGGCCGACGAGCGAGGCCTTGTAGTGGTCGTGCAGGTAGGTGTTGGAGATGGTGACGGCCATGGAGGCGTGGGTGACGTCGAGGAGACCGTCGTAGAAGTCCTTGCCGTTCTCACGGTCGGACGAGAGGTCGCAGTGGTCGACCCAGACCTTGGAGGAGGCCTGGATGCCGATGGCGTCGCCAGCCGAGGCCTTGACCTTGGAGATCTTCAGGTTGCGGAGGATGACGTTCTCGGCCTTGTTGACGTACAGGCCGACACCGGTGATGGaggagccggcggcgccgatgatggacTTGTTGGAGGCGACGCGGACCTTCTCGGAGCCGGTGatggcgcccttgacgatgacgatgcccttctccttggaggtgacggcggcggagaacTCGGCGAAGttggtgacggtggtggtggcaccgccggcaccgccggtGGTTCCGGCACCGTATCCGATGTCGCAGGCGTCGTTGACGGTGGCGCGCTTCTGGACGGCACGGGGGTCAACGGCggagccgccgacgacggtgggGGTCGgggtggcgttggcgagggcggccaggacggcgatggtggAGGTGATGCTGAACTTCATCTTGACGGTTTGGGAGTCTTTCTAAAGCTTTGTAGAAAAGTTGGCTGGTTTTGGGGTGTGTGGAAAAGGGAATGTGTTGACGATCAACGTCTAACGAAGGGATGCAAAAGAGATATTTGCGTGTGGGTAGAGAATGAATGCAAAAGAGCGAGCTGAAAGACTGAAGAAGTGAAGCGGGATGAGGATCGAAAGGAACAAGAGAGAGTAGGAGGGGAGGTCGGGCGAGGCTCTTATGTATTCGAGGTCCAAGAGGACGACGGCTCGCACACACACTCTGGGCTAAGCTTCTAGTGCCAAGCGCCAAGGCCTTCTCTGGAGaacttctctctctctctgttccTGTCTGCCCGTCTGTCTATCTTACTCAgtcgctctctctctctctctagcTGGGTATTGCGTACGCGCGTGGGTTGTCTGTCCACTGCCCACCAACCCCtgatctcggcgaggatCAAGGTAGCATTGAGGCCTAGTGGAACCGTACCGAGAGAGGCTCTCGACGACGGGTGCTTGGCACCTCTGCGTCTGCCCTTTCGTCTGGAATccttggcgaggagggccaTGGTAttggatgatggatggggggggggggggggacattGGATCACGCTGGAGCTGGTGGTCAGTCACTGAGGTAGTGCGAGCACGCAccccctcctcatcctcctctccccctgGTCCAGGACTAGGAAAAGGAAGCATATTGCGCGTGGGTCGTTACAGAGTAGAGTACCTTTTGCTACTCTGTTTCCGCAAAGAGGTACTCGTAAACAGTATAAGTAATCACCTGTAATAGAGTATCCGCGGTGGCAGTGAGGTATGTGCCGCAGCGACCCGCGATTTGGAGGGAATCGCACGAATTAGACGCCCACCGGGACATGGGACGGAAGACCAGGGACaaccaggggggggggagtagAGTACGGATAGTTTTCTTGAAATGCAAGCTACGGACGAGAACCATGACGGGTTCGTTTATTTGTTTAGGGGAAACGAGGGACCAGGAGTGAGGGAGTTGTTTGGGCCACTAACCTCGCGCGACTAGGCCTGTCAGAGCGAGTTGACGTTTGGGAAACGGACCGGGGTCCGAGTTGGAGGCGGTAAATGGGAATGGTGCGAAATTAGAAGTCAGGGAATAATTGatgggcggggggggggggggggggggggggggggaggacggaCAAGGATTTGGTGCTGTGGTCCGAGAAAAGACGGGATGACAGTCGGGGCCGGGGCGTGGGCATCACGTCTTTGATGGGAACAATTCTTTTCTCTCgctcttttttcccctttctTCTGCCCACGGTCCCAGATagagggaagaaaaggggggagcAGCTCGGACTGTTAGAGACCCAGTATCCGTATCATGAGTGGAGATGTGAATCCATCAGAGGATCTCGAGCCTGTTGAATCGTGGATGTCGTGGATGGCATCGGAAGACGATGGTGTCCCGGTAATCGTCCGCAGTGGATTATTGTTGCTGTATCCGTATACGCGAGAGGGGCATGTTCCTGAAAGGGGATTCAGAGGCCCATCCGACACAACACACCTGATTTTAGGGGGCCCCTTTGGCCGCCCGCCCCTCGCCCACATACCGcaagggggaagaagggctAAGAAGAATCAGGAAATCGTGCTctcgaggaggggggagtcGCTGGCCTCATCCGGAGCGACTCCCGGggcgccgttggcctcggAGGAGACTCCATCTCTCTCGCTCGCGCATCAGGGGAAGACtaagacgacgacgacggccgggcAGTGGCGCGGGGCTCGCTCGGTGGTGGATTCTGCCCCCCCCTGGTCCCGGCGTTATATTGGAATTTTAAATCAGGTAGAGTTGTGGGGTCGTCGATTCGTCTCAGATAAGGTATTTCTCCGTCCAACGCGACAAGGGAGGGTGGATGCGTGCATCGCCCCGTATTCTCTCTCGCCTGCTTTGTGGCGAGTCGCCGAGAAGGTGTTGGTCGTGGGCTTGGGAAGATTCTTTTGGCCTTGAAGGAACTCTCTGACAGATGCCAGGCGGCGACCTTCTCGAGTCTCGAGTGGGGGAtgatcccccccccatcccgGTCCCGACTTACGGAAGCTTCCCTTACCCAGAGCTTCAGGTTCAGGTCGTCGCACCAAACATGCGCCTCTCTGCAGCGTGCATGCAGCTCGTCGCTCACGAATGGGCGGAAACATGTCgtccaacggcggcggcggctaaGTCGTCTCCAAATGCGTCCCGGTGGGCGAGACAGGAGTCCGTGgaaccctcctccccccatcGTGGAGTCGAGATTGCAGGAGTCTTTTACTTCAAAATTCTCCTTTTTCTCCTGTCGACGGGCTAACGAGCTAAGCATAAGCAAGCTTCACTCCGGAGAAGGGGGCAGCATCTGCCGGACCTGACGTTGGGTGTGTTGTCCAGCGAAGCTTGATGTTCTTGTCCCCCCCTCTGCAAAGTTCTTGTCCTCCGGGGGGCCCAATAccagggggggaagggggagaacGCACTCTGTGCCCCGATTATCTGATCCATCTCGAAGTCCGTGTGAGAGACCAATAGGTTGCAGGTGCCTTGCATGGCAATTGGGTTTCCGAGCCCCGCGGGATGCGGCCAATAACCACATCGCGCCTATTGACCGTTGAACTGTGCTGTGCCTGTTCTTCTCTCAACATGCATGTTTGTGCCTGTGGCCTCAATCATTCGACCTCTCGGACGAGCTGGCTACAGCTGGAGCCTGGGCCCTTTTCATGACTGCTTGGCGTTGACGGGGGTCGGTGGGCGCGATGCTCGTTTCAactttttcttttcttttttcttctcgcTTTCTCTTGAAATCTAAATCAGCCGCCCAGATGTAGAGTCGGCTGACAGGGACCCGGagattgggggggggaggcggctCGCATATTGCACAATATCGTCGCTTGTCGACGCGTCGAGGCCTCGCCCCCTTGATATCATCGGGTCTTGGGACTTTGGAAATCGGCCGATGGGTGTAACCTCACTGTCTTGGCCCTCACGATGCCTCTCTCCGTCcgttcctcttcctcattctctcttctctctcactctctccaTACCGCCCGGTTGTCGAACTTGTTACACAGGGCTTGTTGCCGCCAGGACAACCATTTCTGAAAGGGGATGGCAGTCTTCGGCGCACATCCGAGCCACCCCTGGCCGGGCGTCCATTATGTCGGGAGGGTCCTTCATACCTGTCCCTCCCCGTCGGATGCCTTCGCCCACGGACCACCGGTGCTCACTCTGCTTTCGGCGGCGGTCAGGTTATTCGACCTATGTTGAGGGCAAAGTCAGGTGGGCTTGGTACCGCTGTCACTAATCAAATACAGATACTCTGTACATCGCAAGGAAAGGATGTGATGCCCGCCACGAACAGGGTGCCGGGGATGATTCACAGTGCCCGGTGATGAACAAGTGAAACTCGAAGAGGTTGTGCACTCGGCGTATTGAATGACGTGTTGGCGACTAATGAAACCAACACGggcctccctccccatctACGATGTAATATGTGCACATCTATGCAACACATCTTCACTCTGTCTCTAAGGGCGTGATCAGTTAGGGGCTAGGTCAATACGAATCGAGGGCCAGAGGCGAAATCCGGCGTGCATAACTCTCGGATCCACGAATCCGGGTGCACTTTACTTAATATAGTGTAGGGAGCTTAAAAGTTAAAATTATGTATTGTATTTTTCTAAAAGTATTATGAAAGCTACTAAAAAGGGGAAAGTATTAATAAAAGGTAACTTTTCTACTATTTTTCTTAATACTATAAGATTccttaattaagaattaaatTAAGAATTAGAAATAAGGAGTAGtaataatatactaatagtaatactctataaataattattataagaTTCTTATAGtaattttatttatagtagtagtagctattattactactataagtattattactatacttaataaaattaaaaaaAGAAGCTATTCTAATTAATAAATTACTTATTTTAGTAGagtaaattatatagtaaagCTAGTAGAGTATTTTCTTAATAACTCTAATATTTAATTTAAAAATCTCTTTTATTTAATAAAAGTAGacttttattaatttaaagtataatttaataatagtagcTTTATAAAAGTTACTGCAAATTAGTTAATTAAATAGAAACTCCTTATATTTCTATATATAGTTAATTAAGAAGAAACttagtataatactatttaCTTCTTCTAAATCTTATAGAATACTATTTCTATAATTAGTTAATTACTCCTTATAGCTATAGTTATACTTTATTAAGAAATTATTATTTAACTATAGCTTAAGTATATTTCTCTATTAATTAAGCTTTTAGTAAAGAataattactttaataagtatattagagtaattaatagtatacttattTATTAAAGATATAAATATTAACTATCtattatttttaatataaagttattattaaactttatataaggtATTATAAGGTATTTAACTACTTTAATACCTACTTCTAGTTTCTAGTATTCTAATAGACTAGAAATTTAATACtagaaggaaaaagaaagaggaagaaaagtcTCTTACTATAGATTTCTAATCCAATTTACTTTATTAACTATTAAAGGGATATCTTTAActataagttaatttataagCTAATTTATAAGCTAATATGCAAGTAGGTTGCATAATCCCTAAGATTGTATTATTAATAGGGATTCTAGGGGATTCTAAAGGATTTATTAAGGGTAAAAAGGTCTATATAAAGATTTAGATTATCTCTTGTATTTAAAGGATATTTCTTTCCTTCTATAAGTAACTTCTACCTTAGTAGataaatatatttactatatTCTCTCCTTATAAGCCTAAAGAATAGCTATATTACTACCcctatattattatattcTTACTTCTATAATAATATCCTTATAAAGGATATATGCACTTATCCTTTATATTATCTATAAAGCTATTCTACTTACATTATTTAAGCTTTTATTCCTCTTAAGTAGTAAAATTAATTCTTTAATTAGAagtaatatatattataaaatatatttatagtaGTAAAATTTAATAAATTATTTTTATATGTATTAGTAGGAGCTAAGagctctatatataatacAGTTCTACTAAAATAAGTAATTAGTAGATtatttaaaatactatagGGGAGGTATTAttttagtaatagtagttTTACTAGCTAAAGAAGGATAATTACTCTATATTTAGGTAAAAAGTACTATTTAAAGGAATTTACTAATAGAGAGTTATAGCTAGAGATACTAGTAGAGTTATATaacttatactacttaaggctttatattattattaaaaaGGTATTTAGCTATATAAAAAGAAAGTAGAAAATACTGCAAGTAGTACCTCTAGAGTATTTATTTACTAATTAAatttattttatatatataataatagctctatataattttattaatgtacatgcatagtgagcggatcaacatagtgagcggatcactttccccttctttcttacctttcctccttacaacaactttcctctacgcacgactatggaatcctcctcaaatgaaagccgcattattcttgcacttaaagctatccaaaaagacccaaaactatccgtacgaaaagcagcctctatctacaagatcccattctcaacccttaactaccgacgcatcggacgactaccacgacaagaaacgcgatcgaaatcaatgaagatgactgagctagaagaaacagtgattcttgaacgagttattgacctaatcgatcgaggatttccaccgcgacttgacgacgtacgagatatggctgattgcctccttgacgaacgcgacgcgacgcgtgttggaccccgatgggcagagaacttcgtacgacgtcaaccacaactaaagacgcgttttcgacgtagaatcgactatcagagggcattagctgaggatcctgcaattgtgcaggcctggtttgccctcgtacgaaacacaatcgcaaagtacggaatccacgatgacgatatctacaattttgatgagacaggcttcttgatgggaatgctgtcgcacgcaaaggttgttacaacttccgaccgtaagggaaggcctcgtacgaagcagcctggcaatcgcgaatgggtttctgtcattcagggcgtatgtgcagatggctgggcgctgcctccgtacgtcatcgtcaagggcaaatatcacctcctctcgtggtataccaatggccaattcccaccccaatggcgcgtccaccctagcgaaaatggatggactacaaatgagattggcctagattggctacagcattttgaaaagtgcacaaagtctcgtacgaagggtgctttccggctcctaatccttgatggccacaacagccacaagtccaccaagtttgacgattactgcaaggaacacagcattattgctctttgcatgcctccccattcatcgcacgagctccagcctcttgatgttggctgttttagtccactaaaggcgtcgtacggcaaggaaattgagaaaatgatgcggatgcagattacgcacattactaaggacgatttctttcctgcctttaaggcagccttttttacttcaatgggtgaagaaaacgtacgagctggctttagacaggctggccttgtcccttttaacccagaagtagttatttcccggctggatttcaagccaaagacgccaacaccatccaactcacgcccaagcagccagggctcctgggacccaaagacaccaactacagcacatgacgccgtacgaagctctgcatcacttaagaaaaggattactagtcatcaacatagctcaccaacccatttgtacgaagtagttgacttgcaggctaaaggtattagcaagttagcacacaaactagctcttgttgaagctgagtgccgtgggcttcgtacggcaaatgagatactaagcaagcgtcggagggctaaaaaaacccaactacgtcttggagggtcccttaatgcagctgaagcagaggcaatccgggtagagaagggtattgttgatgctggaggcgaaaatgtgcgtcaggagggagctcgtacagaggggggtgaattgcgcggtcggcgatgtggcaattgcggaaagactggacataacgtacgaacatgtcaggtagtttgggagacctctgaagaagaggatgataagtagttttaattgatttcgtacgatgctgctgaattaacttacaataatagtaggaaggtagagaaaggtgatccgctcactatgttgatccgctcactatgcatgtacgttaaATTAAGTAAAGAGCTAATTAAAGTAAATAAGTAGGAGGGCAAAatactataagtagtagtagtaaagGTAAGTAGTAACTTATAGAGGTAATAAGAAATTAAAATTTGTAGTAATTTAGTAGCTTAAGCTTAGAGTAGTTAGGAGACTTTTTTTAATTAATAGGCCTTTTTTAATTAGTAGGAGTAAAAAAGTATAAAAAAGAGTAAAATTTTAATTAGTTAGTAAGTATAAAAAAGGCATTATTTTAAATAGGAAAAAAAGAGTAAAAAAGAATATTATTTTAATTAGTTAGTAAGTATAAAAAAAGATATTATTATTGTAAGTATAAAAAAAGATATTTTTTTTATAAAGTAGgagtaaaaaaaaaagtagTAGGAAAGTAAGTAACTACAGTTATTTTTATACattaattaagtagttaCTTAAGTAATTAACTAAAGCTATTTTTAActaattaataatactaattttatataaaaaCTCCTCCTTACTCTTAATTAACTTTACTACTAACTAAGTAACTACTGCATAAGGTAACTTTAAGAAAAATATTGCAACCTTTACTGCAATATAGTTATTTAACTTTTCCTTAAATAACTACTAGAAATTAATTATTACCTTTAAAATATCATTAAATTTAGCCTCTTGCAGTcctactattactataggCTTATAAGGTACTATaagaatagtaatagtattacTTAAGTAACTTAGACTTTACTTAAGAGTATTACTAAAGGAAGTAAGAGCCTCCTACTTTTCTTTTCTActttttattattttttaTAATAGTTTTTTTAGTACCTCCTTTACTAATTTAGatattatttttaataaTAAGTTTAAACTAGTATTTATATTAATCTCTACTACTCTCTTTTTTACTTAAAATTCTATTATTATAGTTTTAACTAACTTATTATCTTTACTAGGGATtctctatatattattagcCTTATAGgctttaataatatactagCTTATTCCTATTTTATTAGGCTAAAGCTTACTTATCTTCTCTATATATAGAAAGCCCTTATACTTAACTAATTAGAAGTATAAGTACTAGACTTTAAATAATTACTAAGCCTTATTAGTAGTAAATATAAAGCtacttttattattatatattatcTCTAATTAGAGGAGGGTTTTTActttatagtatttattaagtagtaCTTTATACTTATTTTATAAAGTATTAAAATTTATAGCTATATTAGCTAACTTTATTTaaagtaatatttactctaTTACTAGTCTTATAATAGTAGtctaattattaataagaaGGCTGAAGCTAATTTACTCTAAGTAAAACTTAAGAaaaaagtataataattaataattctatataatgCAGGGGGGTAATTAATAGGCTTAAAATATGTATTTTTAATAAGGTAActataatagtagtagtagtagtagaggAGGgcttattaatagtaagcTTTTAAATAACTA
This genomic interval carries:
- a CDS encoding Pectate lyase B gives rise to the protein MKFSITSTIAVLAALANATPTPTVVGGSAVDPRAVQKRATVNDACDIGYGAGTTGGAGGATTTVTNFAEFSAAVTSKEKGIVIVKGAITGSEKVRVASNKSIIGAAGSSITGVGLYVNKAENVILRNLKISKVKASAGDAIGIQASSKVWVDHCDLSSDRENGKDFYDGLLDVTHASMAVTISNTYLHDHYKASLVGHSDSNAAEDTGKLYVTYANNYWKNLGSRMPSVRFGNVHIFNNYEENIETSGVNTRMGAQVLVESSVFSGVKKAITSLDSKTKGSATVVDVDLGNSTNDAPKGTFTKPDYTYTKLGAAKVKAAVTAEAGQTLKF
- a CDS encoding Peptidase m4 thermolysin — translated: MSHICYVVPPHLLKSIADAECNSEDERHAARRALELRDIITTRRAERLAILGGPRAQRHQLSSHSQSIIPDILLRHIAESPDVNDNTRSNARRDLEHLQALQQKIHQSQQAPLAAAKDPKDPEATTYRAIYDAKNSSNEHDLPGNVVRVEGQKAIDDKAANDAFDNVGDVLKMYKDKFDWVSIDNKNMNVVSSVHFGEQYENAFWDPERMQMVFGDGGEFLNNFTGTIDVIGHELAHAVTEHTSPLDYQGMSGALNEHISDVFGIIVKQIAENEKADEADWLIGEGCIMPGVKGVALRSMKLPGTAYNDPRFGKDPQPAHFKDYVPTFEDNGGVHIYSGIPNRAFYLVARAFGGFSYEKAGPIWWKAITSGRIPPRCTFLQFADVTTEMAEEIYGEEAGIVVRDAWDEVGVQRKGR